One window of the bacterium genome contains the following:
- the nusA gene encoding transcription termination factor NusA, translating into MSGNQELLMVFAQLEREKGINQGALVEAIEAALVTAAKKVYGSGTDIYAKLDQDTGSIEIYQRKKVTLRVEDEAMEISLLQARQLDPEVMPGDEVEIEIDANEFGRIAAQTAKQVIVQKLREAEREMVYNTYSTRVGEVINGIVHGFSRGAIIVDLGKTEAELPPKEQVPRERYKQGDRIKAYILDVKQNAKGPQVILSRTDIDFLMKLFELEVPEIAEKLVEIRSAAREPGGRSKIAVVSHDPNVDPVGACVGVKGSRVQAVVNELRGERIDIIPWLLDPALFVSNSLSPAQVTRVIINETEKSMEVIVADEELSLAIGKNGQNVRLAARLTGWNITIKSESQSEEEKSAADTSKVKPVEEEGTPGILDGFSEKISAALVEAGLDNHQAIIAASDKDLLNIPGLGPKTVEKLRELAKEAGEE; encoded by the coding sequence ATGAGCGGGAATCAGGAACTGTTGATGGTCTTCGCCCAGCTTGAAAGGGAAAAGGGGATCAATCAAGGCGCCCTGGTGGAAGCCATCGAGGCGGCACTTGTAACAGCCGCCAAAAAGGTTTACGGGTCCGGGACCGATATCTATGCAAAGCTTGACCAGGATACCGGCAGCATTGAGATCTACCAGCGCAAAAAGGTGACCCTGCGGGTGGAAGACGAAGCTATGGAGATCTCTCTCCTTCAGGCACGGCAGCTGGATCCGGAGGTCATGCCCGGTGATGAGGTGGAGATAGAGATAGACGCCAATGAGTTCGGTCGTATCGCAGCCCAGACAGCCAAACAGGTCATCGTTCAGAAGCTTCGTGAGGCCGAAAGGGAGATGGTTTACAATACCTATTCCACCCGTGTGGGCGAGGTCATCAACGGGATCGTGCACGGTTTCAGCCGCGGAGCCATCATTGTGGACCTGGGAAAAACGGAGGCCGAACTTCCTCCGAAGGAGCAGGTGCCGAGAGAACGCTACAAACAGGGTGATCGGATAAAGGCCTATATTCTTGATGTTAAGCAGAATGCCAAGGGCCCGCAGGTCATTTTGTCACGCACAGATATTGATTTCCTCATGAAACTGTTTGAACTTGAGGTTCCGGAGATAGCAGAAAAGCTTGTGGAGATACGCAGCGCTGCCAGGGAGCCGGGCGGACGTTCCAAGATCGCGGTGGTCAGCCACGATCCCAACGTGGACCCGGTTGGTGCTTGTGTTGGGGTCAAGGGGTCTCGTGTCCAGGCTGTCGTCAACGAGCTGAGGGGCGAACGCATTGACATTATCCCCTGGCTCCTGGACCCGGCGCTTTTCGTGAGCAACTCCTTGAGTCCGGCCCAGGTCACTCGTGTGATCATCAACGAGACGGAAAAATCCATGGAAGTTATCGTTGCTGATGAGGAGCTGTCTCTTGCCATCGGGAAAAACGGCCAGAATGTGCGTCTTGCGGCAAGGTTGACCGGGTGGAATATTACCATCAAGAGCGAGTCCCAGTCCGAGGAAGAAAAATCAGCCGCAGATACATCAAAAGTGAAGCCGGTTGAAGAGGAGGGGACGCCGGGTATTCTGGATGGTTTCTCCGAGAAGATATCCGCGGCTCTTGTTGAGGCAGGTCTTGACAACCACCAGGCCATAATTGCTGCCTCCGACAAGGATCTGCTCAATATACCCGGTTTGGGGCCCAAGACGGTGGAGAAGCTCCGGGAACTGGCAAAAGAGGCCGGTGAGGAGTAG
- a CDS encoding ribosome maturation factor RimP encodes MDTRHIIERIHEILAPVLDQRGLELVDVTLRVEGGHWILRVTIDREGGVQVHHCTAVSRELNVHMDVEDLIPVKYFLEVSSPGLDRPLKDEGDFERFTGRLVKIKTHRSVAGRKKISGTIDGVVDGVLHVLLEDDIRLEVPLEDISSARLDYKF; translated from the coding sequence ATGGACACGCGGCACATAATCGAGAGGATCCATGAGATCCTTGCCCCTGTTTTGGACCAGCGCGGTCTGGAACTTGTAGATGTCACCCTTCGAGTGGAGGGTGGCCACTGGATCCTGCGTGTGACCATTGATCGCGAAGGTGGAGTCCAGGTTCACCACTGCACTGCGGTGAGCCGCGAACTGAACGTTCACATGGATGTTGAGGACCTGATCCCGGTCAAGTATTTTCTCGAGGTTTCCTCTCCAGGTCTTGACAGGCCGCTCAAGGATGAGGGCGATTTTGAGCGCTTTACCGGACGCTTGGTAAAGATCAAGACTCACCGTTCTGTGGCCGGAAGAAAGAAGATCAGCGGTACCATCGATGGTGTCGTGGACGGTGTCCTTCATGTTCTCCTTGAGGATGATATACGACTGGAAGTGCCTTTGGAGGATATCTCCTCGGCAAGACTGGACTATAAATTTTAG
- a CDS encoding proline--tRNA ligase, translating to MRYSRYFLPTLREVPADAEVTSHQLMLRAGMVRRIAAGIYDILPMGLRVIRKVENIIREEMNRAGAHELFMPSILPAELWQETGRWDFYGKELLRIRDRHGREFCYGPTHEEIFTDLVRRDIRSYRQLPQNLYQIQTKFRDEVRPRFGLMRGREFSMKDAYSFDRDRTGAEESYRVMREAYTAIFKRCGLNFRAVEADSGKIGGSLSQEFMVLAETGEDSVVSCDGCDYAANLEMAQVKGEVSGNFADSGQVPEKVDTPGQKTVQEVTDFLGISPINLVKTIIMSGDNGAVGVLVRGDHEVNPVKVRRLVDDETLELAEPELVQKVTGAPVGFAGPLELNIPLYADNAVSHMSGFVTGGNAADVHMKGVDLSDFTVKAFDDLREAVQGDPCPRCGGSLTFLRGIEVGHIFYLGTKYSEAMKAHYLDESGAEQVIEMGCYGIGVGRTAAAAIEQNHDDKGIIWPVPIAPFTVALLSLDPGKEEVHAVAEKIYDDLIQMGVEVLFDEREERPGVKFNDADLLGLPLRVTVGGRGVKEGVAELKERATGEERKVPIEKVADIVKEMIDARS from the coding sequence ATGCGCTATTCCCGATATTTCCTACCAACATTACGCGAAGTTCCCGCCGACGCAGAGGTTACCAGCCACCAACTGATGCTCAGGGCGGGCATGGTCCGGCGCATAGCTGCCGGGATATATGACATCCTCCCCATGGGCCTGCGGGTGATCCGCAAGGTGGAAAATATCATCAGGGAGGAGATGAACAGGGCCGGAGCCCACGAACTGTTCATGCCCAGCATCCTTCCTGCCGAGCTCTGGCAGGAGACGGGGCGCTGGGACTTTTACGGCAAGGAGCTGCTGCGGATCCGTGACCGCCACGGGAGAGAATTCTGCTACGGTCCAACACACGAGGAAATTTTCACTGATCTGGTGCGCAGAGACATCCGTTCCTACAGGCAGCTCCCCCAGAACCTTTACCAGATCCAGACCAAGTTCAGGGATGAAGTGCGGCCCCGTTTCGGTCTCATGCGGGGGCGTGAATTCTCCATGAAGGACGCCTACTCCTTTGACCGTGACAGGACCGGAGCTGAAGAGAGTTACCGGGTCATGCGGGAGGCCTACACCGCTATTTTCAAAAGGTGCGGTTTGAACTTCCGGGCGGTGGAGGCTGATTCGGGCAAGATCGGGGGCAGCCTCTCCCAGGAGTTCATGGTGCTGGCCGAAACGGGTGAGGACAGTGTGGTCAGCTGCGATGGGTGTGATTATGCGGCCAACCTGGAGATGGCCCAAGTCAAAGGGGAGGTATCAGGGAACTTTGCTGACAGCGGCCAGGTTCCGGAGAAGGTTGATACTCCCGGACAAAAGACGGTCCAGGAGGTCACGGATTTTCTCGGTATTTCACCAATTAACCTGGTCAAAACGATAATCATGAGTGGGGACAATGGTGCGGTAGGAGTCCTGGTCAGGGGGGACCATGAGGTTAATCCTGTCAAGGTTCGCCGCCTTGTGGACGACGAGACCCTGGAATTGGCCGAACCTGAGCTTGTTCAAAAGGTGACCGGAGCCCCCGTAGGGTTTGCCGGGCCTCTGGAACTGAACATCCCCCTTTACGCAGACAACGCTGTCTCCCATATGTCCGGCTTTGTCACCGGCGGCAACGCTGCGGATGTACATATGAAAGGTGTGGACCTGTCAGACTTTACCGTCAAGGCTTTCGATGATCTGCGTGAGGCTGTGCAGGGAGACCCGTGCCCTCGCTGCGGCGGTTCTCTCACCTTTTTACGCGGTATTGAGGTGGGTCATATTTTCTATCTGGGCACCAAATACAGCGAGGCCATGAAAGCTCACTATCTGGACGAGAGTGGAGCGGAGCAGGTCATCGAAATGGGCTGCTACGGCATCGGCGTGGGGCGGACGGCTGCTGCTGCCATCGAGCAGAACCACGACGACAAGGGGATCATATGGCCCGTGCCCATTGCTCCTTTTACGGTTGCTCTTCTATCACTGGATCCCGGCAAGGAGGAGGTCCACGCAGTGGCCGAAAAGATCTACGACGATCTGATCCAGATGGGTGTAGAGGTCCTGTTCGATGAACGTGAGGAACGGCCGGGAGTCAAGTTCAACGATGCCGACCTGCTCGGCCTACCTCTCCGGGTGACCGTGGGAGGCCGCGGCGTCAAGGAAGGCGTGGCAGAATTGAAGGAACGGGCGACGGGCGAGGAACGGAAAGTTCCGATTGAAAAAGTGGCCGATATTGTTAAGGAAATGATCGATGCCCGTTCCTGA